The Deltaproteobacteria bacterium DNA segment CCCCCCTGCCAGAAATAAAAAAACCGGACAGGAGATTCCCAATAGTAGGAAGGTGCTTCGACAAGCACATGGGCAATGCGCCCTCCCAAAAATCCAAAAGCAATTCCGGAAATAGCCATGTCGATACCGTAAATAATG contains these protein-coding regions:
- a CDS encoding prolipoprotein diacylglyceryl transferase, whose translation is MKPILFHIGDVVFPSYTFMIMIGVLAATWFGLKILKSRGLPIIYGIDMAISGIAFGFLGGRIAHVLVEAPSYYWESPVRFFYFWQGG